In a genomic window of Neisseria flavescens:
- a CDS encoding NAD(P)/FAD-dependent oxidoreductase, with translation MSVEFDVAVIGAGPSGSVASALLNKQGFKVCVLEKQHFPRFVIGESLLPHCMEMLEEAGFADAVHAEPSFQFKDGAAFSWGSRYTDFNFTEKFSDGPGTIYQVRRGIFDKILIDEAAKQGVDVRFGHGVTAFDNNGDVARLSVATDTGENYELTAKFVLDASGYGRVLPRLLDLESPSELPPRQAHFTHIDDNITSPKFDRNKILINTHPEHRDVWIWLIPFGDNRCSIGVVGTPDKLAGESEAVLKKFVYECPMLAEILDKAVWENDFPFRSIQGYSANVKTLYGKHFALLGNAAEFLDPVFSSGVTIALHSAKLAADLLGKQLKGEAADWQTEFADQLMIGVNAFRTYVTGWYDFRFQNAIYAPNRSPEISRMLSSILAGYAWDTNNPFVEKSEQRLSTLAALVGDLKVE, from the coding sequence ATGTCCGTAGAATTTGACGTTGCCGTTATCGGCGCAGGCCCTTCAGGTTCGGTTGCTTCCGCTTTGCTGAACAAACAAGGCTTTAAAGTTTGCGTATTGGAAAAACAACATTTCCCGCGCTTTGTCATCGGCGAAAGCCTGTTGCCTCATTGCATGGAAATGTTGGAAGAAGCCGGTTTTGCCGATGCGGTACATGCCGAACCCAGCTTTCAATTTAAAGACGGCGCGGCGTTTTCATGGGGCAGCCGTTACACAGATTTCAACTTTACTGAAAAATTTTCAGACGGCCCCGGTACTATTTATCAAGTGCGCCGCGGCATCTTCGACAAAATCCTGATTGATGAGGCGGCAAAACAAGGCGTCGATGTCCGCTTCGGACACGGCGTAACCGCGTTTGACAACAACGGCGATGTGGCACGTTTGAGCGTTGCGACCGATACAGGCGAAAACTATGAACTGACTGCCAAATTCGTTTTGGATGCCAGCGGTTACGGTCGCGTCCTGCCCCGCCTTTTAGATTTGGAAAGCCCGTCCGAGCTGCCTCCGCGCCAAGCCCACTTCACGCATATCGACGACAACATCACCAGCCCGAAATTCGACCGCAACAAAATCCTGATCAACACGCATCCTGAACATCGCGATGTCTGGATTTGGCTGATTCCTTTCGGCGACAACCGCTGCTCCATCGGCGTTGTCGGCACGCCCGACAAACTGGCCGGCGAATCAGAAGCCGTGTTGAAAAAATTTGTGTACGAATGCCCGATGCTGGCGGAAATTTTGGATAAAGCCGTTTGGGAAAACGACTTCCCGTTCCGCTCTATCCAAGGCTACTCTGCCAACGTGAAAACCTTATACGGCAAACACTTCGCTCTTTTAGGCAACGCCGCCGAATTCCTCGACCCCGTTTTCTCCTCCGGCGTGACCATTGCCCTGCACTCTGCCAAACTGGCCGCCGATTTACTGGGCAAACAGCTCAAAGGCGAAGCCGCCGATTGGCAAACCGAATTTGCCGACCAGCTGATGATCGGCGTGAACGCGTTCCGCACTTATGTAACCGGCTGGTACGATTTCCGCTTCCAAAACGCCATCTATGCGCCCAACCGCAGCCCTGAAATCAGCCGCATGCTTTCGTCTATTCTGGCAGGCTATGCTTGGGATACGAACAATCCATTCGTAGAAAAATCCGAGCAACGCTTGTCCACACTTGCCGCATTGGTGGGCGATTTAAAGGTAGAATAA
- a CDS encoding 4'-phosphopantetheinyl transferase family protein, with protein sequence MDTTLLHCLLADPSFAACYNHASLNAADSQRLATTPQLAQRQDWQVSRALKQQTDLPTVSLSHSQGFAALLCAPHPLTAGVDIEFIRPRNFKALSALVCTQEEQDYLETVNWPSETFYRLWCFKEALIKAANLDFPSDMKSVGYVFDSGQPVGLRAGKQTDWRGTSAILADTMALACVWKEKAVTLQWQFFGSIKPNDLTDRQTI encoded by the coding sequence ATGGATACGACACTCCTTCACTGCCTGCTGGCCGACCCATCTTTTGCCGCCTGCTACAACCATGCTTCTCTAAACGCAGCCGATTCACAACGTTTGGCTACTACGCCTCAACTGGCGCAGCGTCAAGACTGGCAAGTCAGCCGAGCGTTAAAACAGCAAACCGATTTACCGACTGTATCGCTGAGCCACAGCCAAGGCTTTGCCGCTTTATTGTGTGCGCCTCATCCCTTAACAGCCGGTGTCGATATCGAATTTATCCGCCCACGCAATTTCAAAGCGTTGTCGGCTTTGGTCTGCACGCAAGAAGAACAAGACTACTTAGAAACAGTAAACTGGCCGTCTGAAACGTTTTACCGATTGTGGTGTTTCAAAGAAGCATTGATTAAAGCGGCGAATTTGGATTTCCCATCAGATATGAAATCGGTCGGCTATGTTTTCGATTCAGGGCAACCCGTCGGTTTACGCGCTGGAAAGCAAACCGATTGGCGTGGCACAAGCGCGATTTTGGCGGATACGATGGCACTTGCCTGCGTTTGGAAGGAAAAAGCCGTCACTCTGCAATGGCAGTTTTTCGGTTCGATCAAGCCCAATGATTTAACCGACCGGCAAACTATCTAA
- a CDS encoding DUF4198 domain-containing protein: MKKTALLIASAFLFSTAAHAHRVWVETAHTHGGEYLEAELGYGEFPELEPIAKDRLHIFSKPMQLVTEKGKENMIQKGTYNYQYRSKLPVKDGSYLVTAEYQPTFWSKNSAGWKQASIKEMPDANYCEQTRMFGKNIVNVGHESADTAIITKQVGQHLEIVPLDNPANVHVGERFKVRVLFNGEPLPNATVTATFDGFDTSDRSKTHKTEAQAFSDTTDDKGEVSIIPLRQGFWKASVEHKADFPDQSVCQKQANYTTLTFQIGHSHH; the protein is encoded by the coding sequence TTGAAAAAAACTGCTTTACTTATCGCATCCGCCTTCCTGTTCAGCACTGCCGCACACGCCCACCGGGTTTGGGTTGAAACCGCCCACACACATGGCGGCGAATACCTTGAAGCCGAATTGGGCTATGGCGAATTCCCAGAGCTTGAGCCGATCGCCAAAGACCGCCTGCACATTTTCAGCAAACCCATGCAACTGGTGACTGAAAAAGGCAAAGAAAACATGATTCAAAAAGGTACATACAATTACCAATACCGCAGCAAATTGCCGGTCAAAGACGGCAGCTACTTGGTAACCGCCGAATACCAACCGACCTTCTGGTCAAAAAACAGCGCGGGCTGGAAACAGGCAAGCATCAAAGAAATGCCTGATGCAAACTATTGCGAGCAAACCCGTATGTTCGGTAAAAACATCGTCAATGTCGGCCATGAAAGCGCAGACACCGCCATCATCACCAAGCAAGTCGGTCAACATTTGGAAATCGTTCCTTTGGACAACCCTGCCAATGTTCACGTCGGCGAACGCTTCAAAGTCCGCGTCCTCTTCAATGGCGAGCCGCTGCCCAACGCCACCGTTACCGCTACATTTGACGGCTTCGACACCAGCGACCGCAGCAAAACCCATAAAACCGAAGCCCAAGCCTTCTCCGATACTACGGACGATAAAGGCGAAGTCAGCATCATTCCATTGCGCCAAGGTTTCTGGAAAGCCAGCGTAGAACACAAAGCCGATTTCCCTGATCAAAGCGTGTGCCAAAAACAGGCGAACTACACCACACTGACTTTCCAAATCGGTCATTCACACCATTGA
- a CDS encoding NADP-dependent isocitrate dehydrogenase: MTKSTIIYTYTDEAPALATQSLLPIVQAFTRHADIDVKTSDISLSGRILAAFPEYLTEAQRVPDALAELGELVKQPDANVIKLPNISASVPQLTAAIKELQAKGFAVPDYPADPQTDEEKAVRERYDRIKGSAVNPVLREGNSDRRAPKAVKNFAKKNPHSMGTWTKDSKTHVATMQSGDFFHNEQSVTVPDATSVSIVFIDKQGNKKELREPVALKAGEIIDATVMSKKALLAFLAEQVQDAKAKGVLFSLHMKATMMKVSDPIIFGHAVKVFFAPVFEKFGDKLAAAGVNVNNGFGNLLANLDKLDADTRAAVEAEIAAVYAANPDLAMVDSDKGITNLHVPSDVIVDASMPAMIRNSGRMWDKDGKAQDTKAVIPDSSYAGVYQATIDFCREHGAFDPTTMGTVPNVGLMAQAAEEYGSHNKTFEIEADGRVQVIDAAGNVLMQHDVEAGDIWRMCQTKDAPVKDWVQLAVNRARLSNTPAVFWLDENRPHDKSLLAKVKAYLAELDTNGLDIRVLAPEEAAKFSLGRLKNGEDTISVTGNVLRDYLTDLFPILELGTSAKMLSIVPLMNGGGMFETGAGGSAPKHVQQFLEENHLRWDSLGEFLALAVSFEHLAQKTGNAKAQVLADTLDAATEKLLLNDKSPKRKAGELDNRGSHFYLTLYWAQELAAQDKDAELKAAFAPLAAALTADEAKIVEELSAVQGKAVDIGGYYAANPEKAAQAMRPSATFNQALSAL, translated from the coding sequence ATGACTAAATCCACCATTATCTATACCTACACCGACGAAGCTCCTGCATTGGCCACTCAATCCCTGTTGCCAATCGTGCAGGCGTTTACCCGCCACGCCGATATTGATGTCAAAACCAGCGACATCTCTCTCTCCGGCCGTATTTTGGCGGCGTTTCCAGAATACCTGACTGAAGCGCAACGCGTACCTGATGCGCTTGCCGAATTGGGCGAACTGGTGAAACAACCCGATGCAAACGTAATCAAACTGCCGAACATCAGCGCGTCCGTACCGCAACTGACCGCCGCGATTAAAGAATTGCAGGCAAAAGGCTTTGCCGTCCCCGACTATCCCGCCGACCCGCAAACCGACGAAGAAAAAGCCGTACGCGAACGCTACGACCGCATCAAAGGCAGCGCGGTAAACCCTGTCCTGCGTGAAGGCAACTCCGACCGTCGCGCCCCTAAAGCAGTGAAAAACTTTGCGAAAAAAAATCCGCACAGCATGGGCACATGGACCAAAGACTCCAAAACCCACGTTGCCACTATGCAAAGCGGCGACTTTTTCCATAACGAACAATCTGTTACTGTACCCGATGCGACTTCCGTATCCATCGTGTTCATCGACAAACAAGGCAACAAAAAAGAGCTGCGCGAGCCTGTTGCCCTGAAAGCCGGCGAAATCATCGACGCGACCGTGATGAGCAAAAAAGCCCTGCTCGCCTTCCTTGCCGAACAAGTGCAAGACGCAAAAGCTAAAGGCGTATTGTTCTCGCTGCATATGAAAGCCACGATGATGAAAGTGTCCGACCCGATTATCTTCGGACACGCCGTCAAAGTGTTCTTCGCGCCTGTATTTGAAAAATTCGGCGACAAACTGGCTGCCGCAGGCGTCAACGTCAACAACGGCTTCGGCAACCTGCTTGCCAATTTGGACAAACTGGATGCGGACACCCGCGCTGCCGTTGAAGCTGAAATCGCCGCCGTTTACGCCGCCAACCCTGATTTGGCGATGGTTGATTCCGACAAAGGCATTACCAACCTGCACGTTCCCAGCGATGTCATCGTCGATGCCTCTATGCCTGCAATGATTCGTAACTCCGGCCGTATGTGGGATAAAGACGGCAAAGCGCAAGACACCAAAGCCGTGATTCCCGACAGTAGCTACGCAGGCGTTTATCAAGCAACCATCGACTTCTGCCGCGAACACGGTGCATTTGACCCGACAACCATGGGTACCGTTCCTAACGTCGGCCTGATGGCGCAGGCAGCCGAAGAATACGGTTCACACAACAAAACTTTCGAAATCGAAGCTGACGGCCGGGTTCAAGTCATTGATGCAGCAGGCAATGTCCTGATGCAACACGACGTTGAAGCCGGCGACATTTGGCGTATGTGCCAAACTAAAGACGCTCCGGTTAAAGACTGGGTACAACTCGCCGTCAACCGCGCCCGCCTGAGCAACACGCCCGCCGTATTCTGGCTCGACGAAAACCGTCCGCACGACAAGAGCCTGCTCGCCAAGGTTAAAGCCTACCTTGCCGAACTGGATACAAATGGTCTCGACATCCGCGTTCTTGCTCCTGAAGAAGCCGCTAAATTCAGCTTGGGTCGTCTGAAAAACGGCGAAGACACCATTTCCGTCACCGGCAACGTCCTGCGCGACTACCTGACCGACTTGTTCCCGATTTTGGAACTGGGTACCAGCGCGAAAATGCTGTCTATCGTCCCATTGATGAACGGCGGCGGTATGTTTGAAACCGGCGCGGGCGGTTCTGCACCGAAACATGTCCAACAATTCCTCGAAGAAAACCACTTGCGTTGGGACTCTTTGGGCGAATTCCTCGCGCTTGCCGTATCGTTTGAACATTTGGCGCAAAAAACCGGCAACGCCAAAGCCCAAGTCCTTGCCGACACTTTGGATGCCGCCACCGAAAAACTGCTGCTAAACGACAAATCGCCCAAACGCAAAGCCGGCGAACTCGACAACCGCGGCAGCCATTTCTACCTCACCCTCTACTGGGCGCAAGAATTGGCGGCGCAAGACAAAGATGCCGAACTGAAAGCCGCATTTGCGCCATTGGCAGCCGCTTTGACTGCCGAC
- a CDS encoding beta-ketoacyl-ACP synthase, protein MNTPVYLSRPALTSALGSGLQVHTDALLTPSENTPLTFSDQWVKGKTHAFGAVKETLMPLPDNIPESHRSRNNQLILHALSQIDGLIQTAIARYGKERVAVVTGTSTSGADENIPLFQHVVQGGEWTDVPFKQLQHTMASPSEFIAQVYGLDGLRYTVSTACTSGARALISAARLLRAGLCDAVICGGADTLSPLTINGFASLEVLSDGIAKPFSANRNGINIGEAAAFFVMTRDADFDGEMQLLGYGASSDAYHMSSPRPDGLGAAQSFQAALDKAGLKAEDIGWINLHGTGTQHNDSMESRAVAEVFGCHTLCTSTKPSTGHTLGAAGAIEAAFAWLMANRQYNPEGKLPPQQWDNVPDSELPNIALTDENSRWPSEKRIAASSSFAFGGSNAVLIIG, encoded by the coding sequence ATGAATACTCCTGTTTATCTCAGCCGTCCGGCACTGACCAGCGCATTGGGCAGCGGCTTGCAAGTTCATACCGATGCCTTACTCACGCCGTCTGAAAACACGCCCCTGACTTTTTCAGACCAATGGGTAAAAGGCAAAACGCATGCTTTCGGTGCAGTCAAAGAAACCCTGATGCCTCTGCCCGACAACATCCCCGAATCGCATCGCAGCCGCAACAACCAGCTTATCCTGCACGCGCTTTCGCAAATAGACGGACTGATCCAGACGGCCATTGCCCGTTACGGCAAAGAAAGGGTTGCTGTCGTTACCGGTACGTCCACCAGTGGTGCAGACGAAAATATCCCCTTGTTCCAACACGTTGTCCAAGGTGGTGAGTGGACGGATGTTCCGTTCAAACAGCTGCAACACACCATGGCTTCGCCCTCCGAATTTATCGCCCAAGTTTACGGCTTGGACGGCTTGCGCTATACCGTCTCCACCGCCTGCACTTCCGGCGCACGCGCCCTCATCAGCGCAGCTCGACTGCTTCGTGCCGGATTGTGTGATGCCGTGATTTGCGGCGGCGCAGATACGCTTTCTCCGCTGACGATTAATGGTTTTGCCTCTTTGGAAGTGCTTTCAGACGGCATCGCCAAGCCCTTTTCTGCCAACCGCAACGGCATCAATATCGGCGAAGCGGCCGCATTTTTCGTAATGACGCGCGATGCCGATTTTGACGGCGAAATGCAGTTGCTGGGCTACGGCGCAAGCAGCGATGCCTACCATATGTCTTCGCCCCGCCCCGACGGTTTGGGTGCAGCCCAATCTTTTCAGGCCGCATTGGATAAAGCCGGTTTGAAAGCGGAAGACATCGGCTGGATCAACCTGCACGGCACCGGCACGCAACACAACGACAGCATGGAAAGCCGAGCCGTTGCCGAAGTATTTGGCTGCCACACCCTTTGCACGTCAACCAAGCCGTCCACCGGTCATACCTTGGGTGCAGCCGGCGCGATCGAAGCCGCGTTTGCCTGGTTAATGGCCAACCGCCAATACAATCCGGAAGGCAAACTGCCGCCCCAACAATGGGACAACGTACCCGATTCCGAGCTGCCCAACATCGCTTTGACCGACGAAAACAGCCGCTGGCCGTCTGAAAAACGCATTGCCGCCAGCTCGTCATTTGCCTTCGGCGGCAGCAATGCCGTTTTGATTATCGGATAA
- a CDS encoding pseudouridine synthase: protein MNDLIILNKPYGVICQFSAHEKHQCLKDFVEKPGFYPAGRLDTDSEGLLLLTNNGRLQAQIADPKFKQVKTYWAQVEGSPDEAKLDLLRRGVDLGDFVTHPAEVRVLEEGEADVLWPRVPPIRVRKSVPDFWVEIKISEGKNRQVRRMTAKAGFPCLRLVRVAIGRLNLFDLNLELGQWQFAPHRP, encoded by the coding sequence ATGAACGATTTGATTATTCTAAACAAGCCTTATGGCGTGATTTGCCAGTTTTCTGCACATGAAAAACATCAGTGCCTTAAGGATTTTGTCGAGAAACCGGGATTTTATCCGGCCGGACGTTTGGATACGGACAGCGAGGGCTTGCTGCTGCTGACCAATAATGGCCGTTTGCAGGCGCAGATTGCCGACCCGAAATTTAAGCAGGTTAAAACTTATTGGGCGCAGGTGGAGGGCTCTCCAGATGAAGCCAAATTGGATTTATTGCGCCGTGGCGTAGATTTGGGCGATTTTGTCACCCATCCGGCCGAGGTAAGGGTATTGGAAGAAGGCGAAGCGGATGTTTTATGGCCGCGCGTGCCACCGATTCGCGTGCGCAAGTCCGTGCCTGATTTTTGGGTGGAAATCAAAATTTCGGAAGGGAAAAACCGCCAAGTGCGAAGGATGACGGCGAAAGCAGGCTTTCCATGTTTGCGCTTGGTTCGTGTGGCGATAGGCCGTCTGAATCTGTTTGATTTGAATTTGGAATTGGGACAATGGCAGTTTGCGCCGCATCGTCCTTAA
- a CDS encoding MMPL family transporter, producing MNLRLLNRLYTALILFLTLFLIYAFASQARIQTDLTALLPSEQQPDALLTAADKAAEAQLNSQVILLAGSTDAETAFQTAAQIADTWRKSGVFEQVDSSMTPNLDKVRVDMQKLSLAVLPQDEIRLLFEQPQAYFQARAEAAANPFAAPSPLSLEQDWLGFGRFVADKANPQSRLQWDMDNGMLFAEDKGKTWVFLRGRLAGGDQFSGNDALLPLMSQSRQIASENGAETLSAGGALFAAVSKAAAEKESRLMSMVGLGLTFALLLWVFRSGRVFLLSLPLAAGMLTGLAVALLVLGEVHILTIVIGTSLVGMLVDFPLHWLAPSVFGPSEKTVWQAESAMKHVLPSFAVSLTITVLGYTLLWFTPLPVLRQTAVFSGFALFGAFGATVLWLPPLFRRYRAKTVPFAALTEKLYSLSGRLKNRLHKRGWLIVGGILLAVGLWRSDWRDDIRQWVNMPTAMLTEVQQIGRLSGTDFGGKYLVAEAQSEDALLKKTAELGRSLQPLIAQGKLSGIQSPDQFILPTTEQQKLQNRLRELTKLPDSWKPLTEIGIPRKTVRDALLQAADTQPLSLSDGLNTDLAEAWRSLYLGEVEPGRFAAVVRLNGMTDEAAVRVVAQHVSGVHWADKRAHLNELFHHTRNQAAWLKLASYALAWLLLWKMFGFKRGSKILAVPLAAAICTVAVLGLAGIPVSLFAMFGLLLVSAIGVDYAVYAATAHHSAQAKLGGMLLAAATTAISFALLAISSTPAVAAFGMTVTIGVAFNIWLAGTLLKN from the coding sequence ATGAATCTTCGCCTCCTAAACCGCCTCTATACCGCCCTTATCCTGTTTCTTACCCTGTTTTTGATTTACGCCTTTGCTTCACAAGCGCGCATCCAAACCGATTTGACCGCGTTGTTGCCAAGCGAACAGCAACCCGATGCCTTACTGACGGCAGCAGATAAAGCCGCAGAAGCGCAGCTCAATTCGCAAGTCATTTTGCTTGCAGGCAGTACCGATGCCGAAACTGCTTTTCAGACGGCCGCACAAATTGCCGACACATGGCGCAAAAGCGGCGTATTTGAACAAGTCGACAGCAGCATGACGCCGAATTTGGACAAAGTGCGGGTGGATATGCAGAAACTGAGTTTGGCAGTTTTGCCGCAAGACGAAATACGCCTGCTGTTTGAGCAGCCGCAAGCCTATTTTCAAGCACGTGCAGAAGCCGCGGCCAATCCGTTTGCCGCCCCCTCACCTTTGTCTTTAGAACAAGACTGGCTGGGCTTCGGACGCTTTGTTGCCGACAAAGCCAATCCGCAAAGCCGTTTGCAGTGGGACATGGACAATGGCATGCTGTTTGCCGAAGACAAAGGCAAAACTTGGGTATTCTTGCGCGGACGGCTTGCCGGCGGCGATCAATTCTCCGGCAACGATGCCCTATTGCCGCTGATGTCGCAAAGCCGTCAAATCGCTTCGGAAAACGGCGCGGAAACCTTAAGCGCAGGTGGCGCATTGTTCGCCGCCGTATCCAAAGCAGCCGCAGAAAAAGAAAGTCGGCTGATGAGCATGGTCGGACTTGGGCTGACCTTTGCGCTGCTGTTGTGGGTCTTCCGCAGCGGCCGGGTATTTTTGCTGTCCCTGCCGCTGGCAGCCGGTATGTTGACCGGATTGGCGGTCGCTTTATTGGTATTGGGCGAAGTGCATATCCTGACCATCGTCATCGGCACCAGCCTGGTGGGTATGTTGGTGGATTTCCCGTTGCACTGGCTTGCTCCGTCGGTATTCGGGCCGTCTGAAAAGACCGTTTGGCAGGCTGAATCGGCAATGAAACATGTCTTGCCGAGCTTTGCCGTCAGCCTGACGATTACCGTCTTGGGCTACACGTTGCTGTGGTTTACTCCTTTACCTGTATTGCGCCAAACCGCGGTATTTTCAGGCTTTGCCTTATTTGGCGCGTTTGGTGCCACCGTTTTATGGCTGCCGCCGCTGTTTCGCCGCTATCGAGCCAAAACCGTGCCTTTTGCCGCATTAACCGAAAAGCTCTATTCCCTGTCAGGCCGTCTGAAAAACCGCCTGCACAAACGCGGCTGGTTAATCGTGGGCGGAATTTTGCTGGCAGTCGGACTGTGGCGCAGCGACTGGCGTGACGACATCCGTCAATGGGTCAATATGCCGACCGCGATGTTGACCGAGGTACAACAAATCGGCCGGTTGAGCGGCACGGATTTTGGCGGCAAATATTTGGTGGCCGAAGCACAAAGCGAAGATGCCCTGTTGAAGAAAACCGCCGAACTCGGCCGCTCCTTGCAGCCCTTAATCGCGCAAGGCAAACTGTCCGGCATCCAATCGCCCGACCAATTCATCCTGCCGACAACGGAACAGCAAAAACTGCAAAACCGCCTGCGCGAATTGACCAAATTGCCTGATAGCTGGAAACCGCTCACAGAAATCGGTATTCCGCGCAAAACCGTGCGCGATGCCCTGCTTCAAGCTGCCGACACGCAACCATTGTCGCTTTCAGACGGCCTGAATACCGATTTGGCAGAAGCTTGGCGTTCCTTGTATTTGGGCGAAGTGGAACCAGGCCGTTTTGCTGCCGTCGTGCGTTTGAACGGCATGACCGATGAAGCCGCCGTACGCGTCGTGGCACAACACGTCTCCGGCGTACATTGGGCAGACAAACGCGCCCACTTAAACGAGCTTTTCCACCACACGCGCAATCAGGCCGCATGGTTGAAACTGGCTTCCTATGCGTTGGCATGGCTGCTTTTATGGAAAATGTTTGGTTTCAAACGCGGCAGCAAAATCCTTGCCGTGCCGCTGGCCGCCGCCATCTGCACCGTTGCCGTACTCGGTTTGGCCGGCATTCCCGTCAGCCTGTTTGCCATGTTCGGCCTGCTTTTAGTGTCCGCCATCGGCGTGGACTATGCCGTCTATGCCGCCACCGCACACCACAGCGCACAGGCAAAATTAGGCGGAATGCTGCTTGCCGCCGCGACGACAGCCATTTCCTTTGCCCTGCTCGCCATCAGCAGCACGCCCGCCGTTGCCGCGTTCGGCATGACGGTTACCATCGGCGTGGCATTCAATATTTGGCTGGCAGGCACATTATTGAAAAATTAG